The nucleotide sequence TTTTCATTCATGACCATAAGGGCTTCGGCAGAACCGAACAAGAACAATACTTTGGGGGCGGGCTTCCCTTTGGTTGCGTCTATAATCGTTTGTTCTTTTTCCATGATGGATTGGAGAAACGCTGTTGCTTTCTCTTCCTGCTTGAACAGGCGTCCGAGTGCGACAGTAGACAGTTTGAGCTCGTCGATTGAGTCTACAGGCAAGTACGCGGTAGGCAGTGCTGCGGGTTTTAATTTTTTATCGATGCTCGCTTGGATTGAGGTAGGACCGAGAATCACGTCAGGCTGAAGCTTCGCGACCTGCTCCAAATCAGGCTGGTGAGAAGTGCCGATACGCGGAACATTGTCAAGGGAGGCTGGCAGCTTGCTGCTTGTCGTCGGTACGCCTACCGGAGTGACACCCAGTTCGTTCAGTAACTCGGTAATCGCTACGGAAACGGTCACGACTTTTGTAGGTGGCTGGGCTTTGAATTGGGTGAGTAGATCTTCTACCTTCTTTTCATCTACGCTGATTGTATGGACGGCTTGTTTGCTTGATGTCGACGAGTCCGACTGTGAGCTGCTAGCAGCTTGTTGTGTGACAGCTTCAGGGGACGCGGAATTGCTGCATCCAACTACACCTGTCAATAGCAAAGCAATCATCCCGGTTTTCCATCCTGCATGTTTCAATGTACGAAGCCTCCTGAGAATTTATGATAATGAGAATCAATCTCTTTTGAGTCGATTATGATTATATAGAGAATGATTACTATTATCAATAAAAAATTTCCATAGAAAAGAATGGCGAAAACAGGAGGAAAACCGGGGGAAAAAGAGGAAAGTAGAGGTGTTTTGTGCTAAGAGAGAAG is from Brevibacillus brevis and encodes:
- a CDS encoding helical backbone metal receptor, translated to MKHAGWKTGMIALLLTGVVGCSNSASPEAVTQQAASSSQSDSSTSSKQAVHTISVDEKKVEDLLTQFKAQPPTKVVTVSVAITELLNELGVTPVGVPTTSSKLPASLDNVPRIGTSHQPDLEQVAKLQPDVILGPTSIQASIDKKLKPAALPTAYLPVDSIDELKLSTVALGRLFKQEEKATAFLQSIMEKEQTIIDATKGKPAPKVLFLFGSAEALMVMNENTFVGSLARNLGASNVASDVLKQTETYVPLNMESIVAANPDVILLVAHGDPSAVTKKFEEDVKKNGAWEKLSAFKNGKMKALDYSTFGIASLVKVPAAYEELANILYND